In Micromonospora sp. LH3U1, one genomic interval encodes:
- a CDS encoding pentapeptide repeat-containing protein, with amino-acid sequence MKLWLHSVWIAMATQAFQRWLLYLVAAGVLSTAVLMWLIPRRAGQAAVAVGRVLIEAWPSMLLVAVAVLIAAAARSRGTAQRTGQGPQLPLLVHVALLLGLAIGVAFGLGTLLWTAVGRPALTGSPSAPAPAPNVSGPPGAVTAASGWTLTNTFDAMKIVLAVVGGVGGVVALTVAYRRQHLGEAAEHREESKERRENTKLFNERFTKAVELVGSDKAAVRLAGVYAVANLANDWPGGRQMCVDVLCAYLRMPYTPPVAAKPAGEPAAAPAEDVTDSVPVGTSGRDPYEERQVRHTVIRLIRDHLRLPTTNPHSWQGRDLDFTGAVFDGGDFSRVHFSGGMVSFAKATFSAGAVSFAKAVFSGGEVTFEGARFFGGMVSFAEATFSGGEVAFEAARFCGSEVLFQKAAFSDGLIGFGRAVFSDGAVDFADATFSGGEVFLGQAVVSGGDLIFVDTLFDGCKVSFDFTRFSGGRVYFEGACFRGTVSFQRARFVGGLVDLKRAIGDVRPTFSFNNKLPNGLLLPDRWLPPSDMPLPVPTP; translated from the coding sequence ATGAAACTGTGGCTGCACTCGGTGTGGATAGCGATGGCGACGCAGGCTTTCCAGCGCTGGCTGTTGTATTTGGTTGCGGCGGGCGTGCTGAGTACGGCGGTGTTGATGTGGCTGATCCCGCGACGGGCTGGGCAAGCCGCCGTGGCCGTTGGCCGAGTTCTGATTGAGGCATGGCCCAGCATGCTGCTGGTGGCCGTGGCCGTGCTGATCGCTGCGGCGGCGCGCAGCCGCGGCACGGCCCAGCGAACGGGGCAGGGGCCGCAGTTGCCGTTGCTGGTACATGTGGCGTTGCTGCTTGGGCTGGCTATCGGAGTGGCGTTCGGGCTGGGCACGCTGTTGTGGACTGCCGTAGGTCGCCCGGCGTTGACTGGCAGCCCGTCGGCACCTGCACCCGCGCCAAACGTGTCCGGCCCACCCGGGGCCGTGACGGCGGCGAGTGGCTGGACGTTGACCAACACGTTCGACGCCATGAAGATCGTCTTGGCGGTGGTTGGAGGGGTCGGTGGCGTCGTGGCGCTGACGGTCGCATACCGCCGTCAGCATCTCGGTGAGGCTGCGGAACACCGGGAGGAATCTAAGGAACGTCGGGAGAACACCAAGCTGTTCAACGAGCGCTTCACCAAGGCCGTCGAGCTGGTCGGCTCGGACAAGGCCGCCGTACGCCTCGCCGGCGTTTACGCCGTCGCCAACCTGGCCAACGACTGGCCCGGCGGGCGTCAGATGTGCGTTGACGTACTCTGCGCCTACCTGCGTATGCCCTATACGCCACCAGTCGCCGCCAAGCCCGCCGGTGAACCCGCCGCCGCTCCGGCGGAGGACGTTACGGATTCGGTGCCCGTCGGCACGTCCGGCCGCGACCCCTATGAGGAACGGCAGGTCCGGCACACAGTCATCCGGCTCATCCGCGACCACCTGCGCCTGCCCACGACGAACCCGCACAGCTGGCAGGGCCGCGACCTCGACTTCACCGGGGCCGTCTTCGACGGTGGCGACTTCAGCCGGGTGCACTTCTCCGGCGGCATGGTGTCCTTCGCGAAGGCAACCTTCTCTGCGGGCGCGGTGTCCTTTGCGAAGGCAGTGTTCTCCGGTGGCGAGGTCACCTTCGAAGGAGCGCGCTTCTTCGGCGGCATGGTGTCCTTCGCCGAGGCGACGTTCTCCGGTGGCGAGGTCGCCTTCGAAGCTGCGAGGTTCTGTGGCAGCGAGGTGCTCTTCCAAAAAGCGGCGTTCTCGGACGGGCTGATTGGCTTCGGTCGGGCGGTGTTTTCCGATGGCGCGGTGGACTTCGCCGACGCGACGTTCTCCGGCGGCGAGGTGTTCCTCGGCCAGGCGGTGGTAAGCGGCGGCGACCTGATCTTCGTCGACACACTGTTCGACGGTTGCAAGGTGTCCTTCGACTTCACCAGATTCTCCGGCGGCAGAGTTTACTTTGAGGGCGCGTGCTTTCGCGGCACGGTGTCCTTTCAACGCGCCAGATTCGTGGGCGGCCTCGTTGATCTCAAGCGGGCGATAGGGGATGTCCGTCCGACGTTCTCGTTCAACAACAAGCTGCCGAACGGGCTTCTCCTGCCGGACCGGTGGCTGCCGCCATCGGACATGCCGCTGCCTGTGCCGACGCCATGA
- a CDS encoding MerR family transcriptional regulator, producing MATEALIERILAASDGPFSSTIDALHELLDDATIEASTAPRSVAEAARLVGLSTHTLRYYEQEGLVRPARNASGYREYSASDLRRLVFLTRMRLSGMTMTDLKRYISLVEQGPSTVTERRRIMRDQHDRITRQIRELRLALETTEYKIRVYDGHPEG from the coding sequence ATGGCCACCGAGGCGCTGATCGAACGGATCCTCGCTGCCAGCGACGGGCCGTTCTCGTCGACGATCGACGCGCTGCACGAGCTGCTCGACGACGCCACCATCGAGGCCTCGACGGCGCCCAGGAGTGTCGCCGAGGCCGCCCGGCTTGTCGGCCTGTCGACGCACACCCTCCGGTACTACGAGCAGGAGGGACTCGTGCGGCCCGCCCGCAACGCCTCCGGGTACCGCGAGTACTCCGCATCCGACCTGCGCCGCCTCGTCTTCCTCACCCGGATGCGCCTGTCCGGCATGACCATGACCGACCTCAAGCGCTACATCTCGCTCGTCGAGCAGGGCCCGAGCACCGTCACGGAACGCCGACGCATCATGCGCGACCAGCACGACCGGATCACGCGGCAGATCCGTGAGCTCAGGCTGGCGCTGGAGACCACCGAGTACAAGATCCGCGTCTACGACGGGCACCCGGAAGGCTGA
- a CDS encoding MFS transporter yields the protein MHRSQQDTAAAPEVGEQTTTFGPLQLSPGTTRTNISGYYWLALTSIMTFTFIPAAQTALLTSILGVPKGEQGSIVGTAGLISEIVLIAAVGLAGAWSDRLGRRPIVVGGYILLGLGVGMAPFLGSVLPYYLARGVAAVGVAMVTVMLTAVVADYVRDTTRGRANGILGFCNGLGALVTFFVLIKLPDIFEGIGMDTIAALRATYLIVGGLALLTAILMRLTLRGGLATTHSEHIPIPRLLREGVAEIRRPGVSFAYLSAFVARADLALVGAYLTLWAQQYGTQHLGLSEAEALAKAGLLLGVANGIALIGAPAIGIIADRLSRTDAVLISLGTAALGYTATIFIGDPFSPLGYAVAALIGLGQVSAVISSQVLIAEQAPSRTRGSVIGTFALSGGIGIMIAFAAGGTLYDNWRPAGPFVLFGILAGLACLYGLAVRSRIPNHPVD from the coding sequence GTGCATCGCAGCCAGCAAGACACCGCTGCCGCGCCGGAGGTTGGCGAGCAGACCACCACGTTCGGCCCACTCCAGCTCTCACCGGGCACGACCCGGACCAACATCAGCGGGTACTACTGGCTGGCGCTGACGTCGATCATGACGTTCACGTTCATCCCGGCCGCGCAGACGGCACTACTCACCTCCATCCTGGGTGTGCCAAAGGGGGAGCAGGGTTCGATCGTGGGCACCGCTGGGCTGATCAGCGAAATCGTCCTGATCGCGGCGGTCGGCCTGGCCGGTGCCTGGTCCGACCGCCTCGGACGGCGCCCGATCGTGGTCGGCGGCTACATTCTGCTTGGCCTCGGCGTCGGCATGGCACCGTTCCTCGGCTCGGTCCTGCCCTACTACCTGGCCCGGGGTGTCGCCGCCGTCGGCGTGGCGATGGTCACCGTGATGCTCACGGCCGTGGTCGCCGACTACGTCCGGGACACCACCCGCGGCAGGGCCAACGGCATCCTCGGCTTCTGCAACGGTCTCGGCGCGCTCGTCACGTTCTTCGTGCTGATCAAACTGCCCGACATCTTCGAGGGCATCGGGATGGACACGATCGCCGCGCTGCGGGCGACCTACCTCATCGTCGGCGGGCTGGCCCTGCTCACCGCGATCCTGATGCGGCTCACCCTCCGGGGCGGGCTGGCGACAACGCACTCCGAGCACATCCCGATCCCCAGGCTGCTGCGCGAGGGCGTCGCCGAGATCCGGCGCCCCGGCGTCTCCTTCGCCTACCTCAGCGCCTTCGTCGCCCGAGCTGACCTGGCGCTCGTCGGCGCCTACCTCACCCTCTGGGCACAGCAGTACGGCACCCAACACCTCGGGCTCAGCGAGGCCGAGGCGCTGGCCAAGGCAGGTCTGTTGCTGGGAGTGGCCAACGGCATCGCGCTGATCGGGGCACCGGCCATCGGCATCATCGCCGACCGGCTGTCCCGCACCGACGCGGTGCTGATCTCCCTGGGGACCGCCGCCCTCGGCTACACCGCCACGATCTTCATCGGGGACCCGTTCAGCCCGCTCGGCTACGCCGTCGCCGCGCTGATCGGGCTCGGCCAGGTCAGCGCCGTCATCTCCAGTCAGGTGCTGATCGCCGAACAGGCTCCCAGCCGTACCCGGGGCTCGGTCATCGGAACGTTCGCGCTCAGCGGCGGCATCGGCATCATGATCGCGTTCGCCGCCGGTGGCACCCTGTACGACAACTGGCGCCCCGCCGGCCCGTTCGTCCTGTTCGGCATCCTGGCCGGGCTGGCCTGCCTGTACGGCCTGGCCGTCCGATCGAGGATCCCCAACCACCCGGTGGACTGA
- a CDS encoding epoxide hydrolase family protein: MTPFHIDVPEAVLDDLRARLSRTRLAPAAPGEPWAAGTDPGYLAGLVRYWLDGFDWRAVERALNRYPQFVTTVRGTPVHFVHVRSASPDATALTLTHGWPSTYTEMLPLVSRLADFDLVIPSLPGFVFSGPLAEGPTTEAAVADVWAELMTRLGYDRFGAYGGDIGSGVSTWLGARHADRVIGVFSQHIKFPPADRRGDLSPAEEAFIAMLDAKAQDDWGYGILQETRPDTLAAALSDSPAGLAAWIIEKYQRWSDCGGDISRRFGFDELLTTVVLYWVTNCIGTSFRPYRDDRLAPHLPMVAVPAGITVSVEDAGLPRSFAERTYANLTHWREPRVGGHFFAQEEPDLLAADLRAFFSPLR; the protein is encoded by the coding sequence GTGACGCCCTTCCACATCGATGTGCCCGAAGCCGTCCTGGACGACCTGCGGGCTCGGCTTTCGCGGACAAGGCTCGCGCCAGCCGCCCCAGGAGAGCCGTGGGCCGCCGGCACCGACCCTGGGTACCTGGCAGGTCTGGTGCGGTACTGGCTCGATGGATTCGACTGGCGTGCGGTCGAGCGTGCCCTCAATCGGTACCCTCAGTTCGTCACCACGGTCCGAGGCACGCCGGTCCACTTCGTTCATGTTCGCTCGGCATCGCCCGACGCCACGGCGCTGACCCTGACCCATGGCTGGCCCAGCACGTACACGGAGATGCTGCCCCTGGTGTCCCGGCTCGCAGACTTCGACCTCGTCATACCCAGCCTGCCCGGCTTCGTCTTCTCCGGACCACTCGCCGAGGGCCCGACGACCGAGGCGGCTGTCGCGGACGTGTGGGCTGAGCTGATGACCCGTTTGGGCTACGACCGCTTCGGCGCCTACGGTGGCGATATCGGGTCCGGCGTGTCGACGTGGCTCGGCGCCCGCCACGCAGATCGGGTCATCGGGGTCTTCTCGCAGCACATCAAGTTCCCGCCAGCGGACCGCAGGGGCGACCTCAGCCCAGCCGAGGAGGCGTTCATCGCCATGCTCGACGCGAAGGCCCAAGATGACTGGGGCTACGGAATCCTCCAGGAAACACGGCCCGACACCCTTGCGGCCGCGCTGAGCGACTCGCCTGCCGGACTGGCCGCATGGATCATCGAGAAGTACCAGCGCTGGAGCGACTGTGGCGGCGACATCTCCCGCCGGTTCGGCTTCGACGAGTTGCTGACCACCGTGGTGCTGTACTGGGTCACCAACTGCATCGGCACGTCCTTCCGGCCCTACCGTGACGACCGCCTGGCCCCACATCTGCCAATGGTCGCCGTGCCCGCCGGTATCACGGTCAGCGTGGAGGACGCCGGCCTGCCCCGGTCGTTCGCCGAACGCACCTACGCCAACCTCACCCACTGGCGCGAGCCAAGAGTCGGCGGCCACTTCTTCGCCCAGGAAGAGCCCGACCTGCTCGCTGCCGACCTGCGCGCCTTCTTCAGCCCGCTGCGGTAA
- a CDS encoding NAD(P)-binding domain-containing protein, with product MRYVIIGCGNVGMELARRWVSAGHQVIGTTTSPDRVPELAPVCTEVAILRGSDRPAVERVTRDADAVVLTVSPRIARAFDADQRIAEYADTLTASARTAAVVHPRVVFTSSVSVYGAGHGALVDEATPVTDDPDASPRNFVAAEAAVLAAPRGAALRIPDVYGHPRDLDYPTRVKLAHEMLGGSVPFSAEALHYRIDYRDAAAALDFVVTRDLTGVFNAVPDAVVPQTNQAVLDELCAAGGWPALTYRGEIRTPFVPISSGKLRAEGFAFAH from the coding sequence GTGCGTTACGTGATCATCGGGTGCGGCAACGTCGGCATGGAGCTGGCCCGTCGTTGGGTCTCGGCCGGCCACCAGGTGATCGGCACCACCACCTCCCCTGACCGGGTGCCCGAGCTGGCCCCCGTCTGCACCGAGGTGGCGATCCTCCGTGGCAGCGACCGTCCGGCCGTCGAGCGGGTCACCCGGGACGCCGACGCGGTCGTGCTCACCGTGAGCCCGCGCATCGCCCGAGCCTTCGACGCCGACCAGCGCATCGCCGAGTACGCCGACACGCTCACCGCGTCCGCGCGCACCGCCGCCGTTGTGCATCCCCGGGTGGTCTTCACCAGTTCGGTGTCGGTCTACGGTGCCGGCCATGGCGCGCTGGTCGACGAGGCCACCCCGGTCACCGACGACCCGGACGCCTCCCCCCGCAACTTCGTCGCCGCCGAGGCCGCCGTGCTGGCCGCCCCGCGCGGCGCCGCGCTGCGGATCCCCGACGTGTACGGGCATCCGCGCGACCTCGACTATCCGACCCGGGTGAAGCTGGCCCACGAGATGCTCGGCGGCAGCGTGCCGTTCTCGGCCGAGGCCCTGCACTACCGCATCGACTACCGCGACGCCGCCGCCGCGCTCGACTTCGTGGTGACCCGCGACCTCACAGGCGTGTTCAACGCGGTACCGGACGCGGTCGTGCCGCAGACCAACCAGGCCGTCCTCGACGAGCTCTGCGCCGCCGGGGGTTGGCCGGCGCTGACCTACCGGGGTGAGATCAGGACCCCGTTCGTGCCGATCAGCTCCGGCAAGCTGCGCGCGGAGGGCTTCGCCTTCGCGCACTGA
- a CDS encoding FAD-dependent oxidoreductase, with amino-acid sequence MIVVGAGPGGLACAIVAADAGGTVLLLEKAPDVGGALPYSGGHLSAGGFSLQHERGISDDPERHFDDVWRISRGAARADLTRLTLREQPAVLEWLLTAGLTVDPGTPRIVYGHEPYRTPRTVHATTVPGGPAILAVLRPMLDAHRAAGRIDLRCEVRVTELLTEGGAVVGVATADGARWRAPAVVLATGGFGYAPELFAELEGAPLTTSAAPTSTGDGLLMGRSVGAGLQGLGRYIPTFGGLPPVDGDLRVDWAHRPHLVAPERPPWEIYVDRAGSRWIAEDEPSIDHKERVLTTVDRMTFWTVFDAHALRESYPMVHGWSAADLDAQCGRRRGVHRASGLAELAGLAGIDPAGLSATVARYNGFVADGRDVDFGRTYLPAPIVEPPFYALENHPVTLITFAGLDVDELLRVRRADGTTIPGLYAVGEVIGSAAVNGNAFCSGMCLTPAMAFGRLVGRRLAGTAG; translated from the coding sequence ATGATCGTTGTGGGCGCCGGGCCGGGTGGCCTGGCCTGTGCCATCGTCGCCGCCGACGCGGGCGGCACCGTGCTGCTGTTGGAGAAGGCGCCGGACGTTGGGGGCGCCCTGCCGTACTCGGGCGGGCACCTGTCCGCCGGCGGCTTCTCGCTGCAGCATGAGCGGGGCATCAGCGACGACCCCGAGCGGCACTTCGACGACGTCTGGCGGATCAGCCGGGGCGCCGCCCGGGCCGACCTGACCCGGCTGACGCTGCGCGAACAGCCGGCGGTGCTGGAGTGGCTGCTCACCGCCGGGCTCACCGTCGATCCGGGTACGCCCCGCATCGTGTACGGGCACGAGCCATACCGCACGCCGCGGACCGTCCACGCCACCACCGTCCCCGGCGGTCCGGCCATTCTGGCCGTGCTGCGCCCGATGCTCGACGCGCACCGGGCCGCCGGCCGCATCGATCTGCGCTGCGAGGTGCGCGTCACCGAGCTGCTGACCGAGGGCGGCGCGGTGGTCGGGGTGGCCACCGCCGACGGCGCACGGTGGCGGGCACCCGCCGTTGTGCTCGCCACCGGCGGATTCGGGTACGCGCCGGAGCTGTTCGCCGAGCTGGAGGGTGCGCCGCTGACCACCTCGGCGGCGCCCACCTCGACCGGCGACGGCCTGCTCATGGGCCGGTCGGTCGGCGCCGGCCTGCAGGGCCTGGGCCGCTACATCCCCACCTTCGGCGGGCTGCCCCCGGTCGACGGCGACCTTCGGGTCGACTGGGCGCACCGGCCGCACCTGGTGGCGCCGGAGCGGCCGCCCTGGGAGATCTACGTCGACCGCGCCGGAAGTCGCTGGATCGCCGAGGATGAGCCCAGCATCGACCACAAGGAGCGAGTGCTGACCACGGTCGACCGGATGACCTTCTGGACGGTCTTCGACGCCCATGCCCTACGCGAGTCGTACCCGATGGTGCACGGCTGGAGCGCGGCCGACCTGGACGCCCAGTGCGGCCGGCGCCGCGGCGTGCACCGGGCGTCCGGGCTGGCGGAGCTCGCCGGGCTGGCCGGCATCGACCCGGCGGGGCTGTCGGCCACGGTGGCCCGCTACAACGGTTTCGTCGCCGACGGCCGGGATGTCGACTTCGGCCGAACGTACCTGCCGGCGCCGATCGTCGAGCCGCCGTTCTACGCGCTGGAGAACCATCCGGTCACCCTGATCACGTTCGCCGGCCTGGACGTGGACGAGCTGCTGCGGGTCCGCCGTGCGGACGGCACGACGATCCCCGGTCTGTACGCCGTCGGCGAGGTCATCGGCTCCGCCGCTGTCAATGGCAACGCGTTCTGCTCCGGCATGTGCCTGACGCCGGCCATGGCCTTCGGTCGGCTGGTCGGGCGTCGGCTCGCGGGGACCGCCGGCTGA
- a CDS encoding NAD(P)-dependent alcohol dehydrogenase, with amino-acid sequence MKAIVQDSYGPTDVLHLRDIDQPAVNDEEVLVQVRAAGVDPGVWIFMTGRPYLARLAAGLRRPRVPVRGRDLAGVVAAVGARVTRFRPGDEVYGTCLRGSYAEFASAPERRLARKPANVSFAQAAAAPVSAMTALRAVRDSGAVRRGHRVLVIGASGGVGSHAVQIAKAYGATVTAVCTPARAAFVRSLGADDILDYTSEEVDRDGPIYDVVIDTGGDRPVSLLRRALTPHGTLALVGGTYTKGPVLSGYDRQMFRAPLLSLFVGQRLRSVSAVERTEDLNELGTLIESGALTPAVDRTYPLSQAADAIRHLRNGHPAGKIVVTI; translated from the coding sequence ATGAAGGCCATCGTCCAGGACAGCTACGGCCCAACCGACGTGCTCCACCTACGCGACATAGACCAACCGGCCGTGAACGACGAGGAGGTCCTCGTCCAGGTCCGCGCCGCCGGGGTCGACCCCGGAGTGTGGATCTTCATGACCGGTCGCCCCTACCTGGCGCGGCTGGCCGCAGGGCTGCGCCGGCCCCGGGTTCCGGTGCGCGGGCGGGACCTGGCCGGGGTGGTGGCCGCGGTCGGCGCCCGGGTGACCCGGTTCCGGCCCGGCGACGAGGTGTACGGCACCTGTCTGCGCGGCTCGTACGCCGAGTTCGCGAGCGCGCCGGAGCGGCGGCTGGCCCGTAAGCCGGCCAACGTGTCGTTCGCGCAGGCCGCCGCCGCGCCGGTCTCCGCGATGACGGCGCTTCGCGCGGTTCGCGACAGCGGCGCGGTGCGCCGGGGACACCGCGTGCTGGTCATCGGCGCGTCTGGCGGTGTCGGGTCGCACGCCGTGCAGATCGCCAAGGCGTACGGGGCGACGGTCACCGCCGTCTGCACGCCGGCCAGGGCCGCGTTCGTACGCTCCCTCGGCGCCGACGACATCCTCGACTACACCAGCGAGGAGGTCGACCGCGACGGCCCGATCTACGACGTGGTCATCGACACCGGCGGCGATCGGCCGGTCTCTCTCCTGCGCCGCGCCCTCACCCCACACGGGACGCTGGCGCTGGTCGGCGGCACGTATACCAAGGGCCCGGTGCTCAGCGGCTACGACCGGCAGATGTTCCGCGCGCCGCTGCTGTCCCTGTTCGTCGGTCAACGGCTGCGCAGCGTGAGTGCGGTCGAGCGGACCGAGGACCTGAACGAGCTGGGGACCCTCATCGAATCGGGGGCGCTCACCCCGGCGGTCGACCGCACTTATCCCCTGAGCCAGGCGGCGGACGCGATCCGGCACCTCCGGAACGGGCACCCGGCGGGGAAGATCGTCGTCACCATCTGA
- a CDS encoding SDR family NAD(P)-dependent oxidoreductase — protein MTTTNETKTWIITGASSGLGLGLMSFPAVGSYSAGKFALEGWSEALAGEVAPFGIRVLIVEPSRFRTAFNAADVLNTARQSSIYDGVTGAVRANMAGADGIQEGDPARAARVIRDMLDTPDAPLRLPLGAEAVCNLTRVYRGALDDVEKWASVSESADFPGMPLAVRAF, from the coding sequence ATGACCACGACGAACGAGACGAAGACATGGATCATCACGGGCGCCAGTTCGGGCCTCGGTCTGGGGCTGATGTCGTTTCCCGCCGTCGGTAGCTACTCAGCCGGCAAGTTCGCGCTTGAGGGCTGGTCGGAGGCGCTGGCGGGCGAGGTCGCACCGTTCGGCATCCGCGTCCTCATCGTCGAACCCAGTCGCTTCCGCACCGCGTTCAACGCCGCGGACGTGCTCAACACAGCGCGGCAGAGCTCGATCTACGACGGGGTCACCGGTGCCGTGCGCGCGAACATGGCGGGGGCCGACGGCATCCAGGAGGGCGACCCGGCACGCGCCGCCCGGGTGATCCGGGACATGCTCGACACACCCGACGCGCCGCTCCGGCTCCCGCTCGGTGCCGAGGCGGTTTGCAACCTCACCCGCGTCTACCGTGGGGCGCTCGACGACGTCGAGAAGTGGGCGTCGGTGAGCGAGTCGGCGGACTTTCCAGGCATGCCGCTCGCGGTTCGCGCGTTCTGA
- a CDS encoding helix-turn-helix transcriptional regulator, with protein MVRPTRVTNNIRALRFAHGEMTQAELADRIGVTRQTVIAIEQSRYSPSLEMAFKIARLFDARLDDVFQYPEETAP; from the coding sequence GTGGTGAGGCCGACCCGCGTCACGAACAACATCCGCGCGCTGCGGTTCGCGCACGGCGAGATGACCCAGGCCGAGCTCGCCGACCGGATTGGCGTGACCCGGCAGACCGTCATCGCCATCGAGCAAAGCCGCTACTCGCCATCGTTGGAGATGGCATTCAAGATCGCGCGCCTGTTCGACGCACGGCTCGACGACGTGTTCCAGTACCCCGAGGAGACGGCACCATGA
- a CDS encoding MMPL family transporter, producing the protein MFARFGRAIVLNPWKVIAVWLVLLVGSFFAPSLADQVSTDQASFLPSRYESVQAQEVAERAFGQGDGASATIVVKRVDGQPLGAADTDRVSQLAQTIQGAGIDRVGTAVTGPQAVSPNKLVQLVNISLTGPPADPVLGDAVVSIRDKAKSTLEGSGLSYAVTGDVALLVDNQDAFDTALLVVSIVTLALVVGLLLIIYRSPVAAFLPVVVVGVVSAVSSAVITLFVKAFGMQVDQSLLTILTVVLYGVGTDYIVFLLFRYRERLRAGDAPKNALATAVSRVGEVIASAAAAIVIAFGALLLAVFGGFRSLGPGLAIGVVVMAIAAVTLVPAIVSLIGPKVFWPSKSWQRAPRGSVFQRLGRFTGRRPAVVALASGGVMVALALGVFGLKVDYDQVAQLPANTESARALNDLKTGFPAGALNPTTVYVRADNGQRLDPATLTGYAQALTRVPGVGGLMPAPDGSAVAVSSDGTTAQINLLLNTSPYSTAALDLAGDDLRQVAHDQAPDGTTALVGGVSSVFADIRDANNRDLWVIFPVAGVLIALILGLLLRSLVAPVYLMIAVGLGFMATLGATVLAFQGVGGRSGLSFSLPIILYLFVVAIGTDYNILMIARLREEARAGNDPRTAASLAIQHAGPSVAAAGLILAGTFTSMLFAGVSFLTEMGFAVSVGIVLSAFVMSLFLVPGITALLGHTAWWPGHGDATRSDPSATPTGSSPSESAATAAH; encoded by the coding sequence ATGTTCGCCAGATTCGGACGCGCGATCGTCCTCAATCCATGGAAAGTGATAGCGGTATGGCTCGTGCTGCTCGTCGGCTCGTTCTTCGCGCCGTCTCTCGCTGATCAGGTCAGCACCGATCAGGCCAGCTTCCTACCGTCCCGCTATGAGTCGGTGCAGGCGCAGGAGGTAGCAGAACGCGCGTTTGGCCAAGGCGACGGTGCGAGCGCCACCATCGTCGTCAAGCGTGTCGACGGGCAGCCCCTGGGTGCCGCCGACACCGACCGGGTCAGTCAACTCGCCCAGACGATCCAAGGCGCCGGCATCGACCGGGTCGGCACCGCGGTCACCGGGCCGCAGGCCGTCTCGCCGAACAAGCTGGTGCAACTCGTCAACATCTCGCTCACCGGCCCACCAGCCGACCCGGTGCTCGGCGACGCAGTCGTATCGATCCGCGACAAGGCGAAATCCACCCTGGAGGGCTCGGGCCTGTCGTACGCGGTGACCGGAGATGTCGCCCTCCTCGTCGACAACCAGGACGCCTTCGACACCGCGCTGCTGGTCGTCAGCATCGTGACCCTGGCCCTGGTCGTCGGCCTCCTGCTCATCATCTACCGCAGCCCGGTCGCGGCCTTCCTGCCGGTCGTGGTCGTCGGCGTGGTCTCGGCGGTGTCGAGTGCGGTCATCACCCTGTTCGTCAAGGCGTTCGGCATGCAGGTCGACCAGTCACTGCTGACCATCCTCACCGTGGTTCTCTACGGTGTCGGCACCGACTACATCGTCTTCCTGCTGTTCCGCTACCGGGAGCGGCTACGTGCCGGTGACGCCCCGAAGAACGCGCTCGCCACGGCGGTCAGCCGGGTCGGTGAGGTCATCGCGTCGGCCGCCGCGGCGATCGTGATCGCGTTCGGCGCACTCCTGCTCGCAGTGTTCGGCGGCTTCCGGAGTCTCGGTCCGGGCCTTGCCATCGGGGTGGTCGTCATGGCGATCGCCGCGGTCACGCTGGTGCCGGCCATCGTTTCGCTCATCGGCCCCAAGGTGTTCTGGCCGTCGAAGTCCTGGCAGCGCGCTCCTCGGGGCAGCGTCTTCCAACGCCTGGGCCGGTTCACCGGACGTCGGCCGGCGGTGGTCGCCCTCGCCTCGGGTGGCGTCATGGTCGCGTTGGCGCTGGGTGTGTTCGGTCTGAAGGTCGACTACGACCAGGTCGCGCAGCTGCCCGCCAACACCGAATCGGCACGCGCCCTGAACGACCTGAAGACCGGGTTCCCCGCTGGCGCCCTCAACCCGACCACCGTCTACGTCCGCGCCGACAACGGCCAACGCCTCGACCCGGCAACACTCACCGGGTACGCGCAGGCACTGACCCGGGTACCCGGGGTCGGCGGCCTGATGCCCGCTCCCGACGGCAGTGCTGTCGCCGTCAGCTCGGACGGTACGACGGCCCAGATCAACCTGTTGCTGAACACGAGCCCGTACTCGACGGCGGCCCTCGACCTGGCCGGTGACGACCTCCGCCAGGTGGCCCACGACCAGGCCCCGGACGGAACGACCGCGCTGGTCGGCGGCGTCAGCTCGGTCTTCGCCGACATCCGCGACGCGAACAACCGCGACCTGTGGGTGATCTTCCCGGTGGCCGGAGTGCTGATCGCCTTGATCCTGGGGCTGCTCCTGCGCAGCCTCGTCGCCCCGGTGTACCTCATGATCGCAGTCGGCCTCGGCTTCATGGCGACGCTCGGCGCGACCGTCCTGGCCTTCCAGGGCGTCGGTGGCAGGTCGGGGCTGTCATTCTCGCTGCCGATCATCCTGTACCTGTTCGTGGTTGCGATCGGCACCGACTACAACATCCTCATGATCGCCCGGCTCCGCGAAGAGGCACGAGCCGGCAACGATCCGCGCACCGCTGCCTCGTTGGCGATCCAACACGCCGGACCGTCGGTGGCCGCCGCCGGCCTCATCCTCGCCGGCACATTCACCTCGATGCTCTTCGCCGGGGTGTCGTTCCTGACCGAGATGGGCTTCGCGGTCTCGGTGGGAATCGTGCTGTCCGCGTTCGTCATGTCCCTGTTCCTCGTCCCCGGCATCACCGCGCTCCTCGGCCACACCGCCTGGTGGCCGGGGCACGGTGACGCCACCCGCTCCGACCCGTCGGCAACGCCGACCGGGTCCAGCCCATCCGAGTCGGCGGCCACGGCAGCGCACTGA